TTCCACGCTGCTATCCCGTTTACGCACGCGGCTATCGCGAGCACGTCGAGCGTGTTGTTGCCTACCTGCAAACGCTTCACGGCATTACGCCGATCGGCCGCTACGGCGCCTTCAAATACAACAGCCAGGATCACAGCATCCTGATGGGCATTCTGGCCGCCGAGAACGTCCTGGAGCATCGCAATCACGACCTGTGGGCGGTGAACACCGACTACGCGACTTATCAGGAAGACGCGCTTATCACCGAGAGCGGGCTGGTTGCCGCAACCAACTCCGGCATACCCCTATAAGCCACGAGTGCGCGACGACCGGCTCTCGTGCGGCTGTCGCAAGTCTTATCGCCGACAGGCTTGGCTTGCCACGCGCCGGCAGTCGACTTATGATCCTCTTGCGTCTTCGGCGCAGGCCTGCTCATCACTTGACGGGTGGACGGCCGCGGCGATCAGATCGACCTCCCCGCCCGCGAATCCTTCCCGCCCCGTTCCTCGCAGCGAGTCATCGATGTCCACCAGCAATTCTTCGGCCGGTCGATTAACCACGGTTCAATGGTTGATCTGCATTATCGCCTCGATCGGCTTCGCGTTCGATATTTACGAACTGTTGATGCTGCCGCTGATCCTGCGGCCGGCGCTCTTGGAAATGGGCATCACGCCGGGCAGCCCCGAGTTTGCCCACTGGCGCGGCATGCTGTTCTTCGTGCCGGCCTTCGTGGGCGGAGTGTTCGGCCTGCTGGGCGGATACCTGACGGACCGGCTGGGTCGCAGGGCGGTGCTCACCTGGAGCATTTTGCTCTACGCGTTTTCGGCGTTTGCCGCCGGCTTCAGCACCTCGATGCCCATGCTCTTGTTCTTCCGCTGCACGACGTTCATCGGCGTCTGTGTCGAGTTCGTCGCGGCCGTGGCCTGGTTGGCCGAATTATTTCCCGAGCCCAAGCAGCGCGAACGTGTGCTCGGTTACACACAGTTTTTTTCCTCGATCGGCGGGCTGCTGGTGGCCGGCGCGAATTCGATTGCCATTTCGCAATCGGGCAACTTCCCGGCCATCGCCATCCCCGAATTTCTGACCTCTCTCCTCGGTTCAATCGATCCCAAGCATCAGCACGAGGCGTGGCGCTATACGCTGATGTCGGGCCTGATTCCGGCGATTCCACTGATCGTCATTCGGCCGTTTTTGCCCGAGAGCCCGGTGTGGGCCCAGAAGCGCGCGGCCGGCACGCTCAAGCGTCCCCGAATCACGGAACTGTTTTCGCCCGCATTGCGTCGCACGACCGTGGTCACCACGCTGATGTTCGCGTGCAGCTACGGCGCGGCGTTCGGCGCCATTCAACAAATCCCGCAGATCGTGCCCGGCCTGCCTGATGTCAAAGCCAAGACCGAAGGCTTGAAAAGACCGGACCAGGCGAAGATCGAGCAAGCCACGGCGGCCGATGTTACGAAGGTGCAGGAAATCGGCGGGCTCGTAGGACGTTTCATCCTGGCCGTGCTGGCGGTGCGCATCGCCAGCCGGCGAACTCTGATTCGGATCTTCCAGGTCCCCGGCCTGCTTGTGATGCCGATCGTATTCGCCGTGGCCGGAGTGCAAAGTTTGCAGATGCTCTACTACGGCATCTTCATCGCCGGACTCTTGACGGTAGGACAGTTCAGCTTCTGGGGCAACTATCTGCCGCGCGTCTATCCGGTCCACCTGCGCGGGACGGGCGAAAGTTTTGCCGCGAATATCGGCGGGCGCATGATCGGCACTTCGTTTGCCTGGATCACGAGTACGGTCGCGACGATGTCCTTTGTCCCTGGCGACTCGGATCCAACAAAGATGGCGTACACGGCAGCGGCCGTCGGCTTCAGCGTTTATATCGTCGGATTCATCGCCTCGTTCTGGCTGCCCGAGCCACCGGCCGGCGAGATCGAGGATTAAGCGCCGCTGCCGTCGCTATGCACTGAAGGAATGCTTATTCGCCGTTGGCGAAAAAGCATGGCACGAACCTTTTCGCGGCACGCACTACCCGCGCAGCCGGATATCGATCCGGGTCGAAAACGTCTCGCCGGGGTTCAAGACGCGCAAGCCCGTCTCGATGTCATGTTCGGCCAAGGCATAGGCATCGGGGACGCACGTGTACGGTTCGATGCAGATGGCCTGGCGATGAGGCGGATTGTAAACCACGCACTCGCGGCACTGCTCGTCGAAGCTCATTTCCAACGTGCGGTGGTTCGTAGGATCGGTGATCGTCGTTAGCGCACGCCCGGCCGCGTACGTCAGGTCCGTGAAGACGTCGTCGAGATGCGTTTCGACGAAACGCATGCCGAGTGACAGTCCGCGCGTGCCCGTGGCCGGGAACTTGCGGCCCGAGGGGAGCATGTCTTTCAGCTCCCAATAGCTGGAAGCCGGCACGTTCACGACGCAATTGTCTGCGGAGCCGTCTGTGCCCAGTGGGACGCGGAAGTAGGGATGGGTACCGAATCCGAACGGCAAAGTCCCGTCGCCCGTGTTCTCGATGCGGACTTCGCTCGTTAGTGCGTGACCGACCAGCTCATAGGCCACGGCGATGCGAAAATCGGCCGGCCAATGCGCCAAGAGTTCGGGCCCATCCTTCGCGGCCTGAAATTCCGCCACGGCCATGGTGCCCGTCTGCTCGACGACGCGCCACGGTCGATCGATCACGAAACCATGAATGGCATTACCGATGCCGTCGCCGGCGACAAGGGCAAACGTGCGCCCCTGGAATTCGAAATGCGTCCCGCGCAAGCGGCCTGGGAAGGGGAACAGGATGGGGATGCCGCTGTGCGATCCCTTGCCGCCGCCGGCCACGAAATCCTCGGCCGTCCACAGCACCTCGAACGGCTGGCCATCGACGACCGGTTGATAGCTGAAACAGTTGAATCCGCGCTGCGGCGCGATTCTGGCCGTGGCGCCGGTCGTGGAATCATGCAGCGTAATCACGTCGGACATGAAGATCTCTCCGCAAGGACGATCTCTAGGGATGAATCGATTCCGAGGTCTCTGGTTGCCTGGCGAAATGCCGAAGATTTCGACGATGAAATGGCCGTTTGTTCGCGCGCCCGTTGACGCGTTCCCACCATGGTCAGCACGACGAAGACCAGTAGCGCCATCGCGCCAATCAGGTTGCGCCGATCCGTCTCGCCGAAAGCCACGCTCGCCAGCCGGTGCATGAGCATGATCGCGCCGACCAGCGAAATGCCAAACAGCAGTGTCCCCACATGGTCGCCCCCCAGCAATCCGTCGCGAGCGCGCTCGGGCAATTCCAGCAGCACGTACAGACCGACGAACAATTGCAAAACGGTGGGCACAAGCGCCAACCACCCACCCCACGTCGCGACCTGTTGTACTTCTTCGCTCGGGCGTCCTTGGCGGCCGAGCCGCAGGGCAAAACCCATCACGGCCACGCCTACCACGGCGAACGAAGCGAGGACGTGGTGCAAGAATTGCGACAAGACTTCCGGATCGATCATTGCCCGTCGGAATATTAGCAGATCGTCGGCTGCCGCCGGCCGCGTGGCATACACGCCGATCACCGTGAACAAGAGCGGGAAGTGATACAGCAGATTCGTCGCGGCGAAAAAGCCCATCGTGCGACGAGCGATCCGCCGTGCCGGCGATGCACTGTCGCCCACCCGCCACCAGCGCAGGTAGAGAGCCACGCAGACGTAGTACACGGCCAGCTCTGGTATGGCCCACCAGAAACGCGAAGTCGGCAGCCGACGGGCCGTCGCATAAAACGGCTCCCAGGCCGTGATCCACACCAGGAATAACGTCGTCGCGCCGAGCGCCAGGGCAGCGGTCAGCCACACGAGCGATTGCCGCAACAGGTAAGCTCCCAACTCGCCGGCCAGGCGGTCCTGTCGCCGCACGGCGCGCGCGTCCAGCCACACGCACACCAAAGGGGCGGCGCCGGCCAGGTTGGCGGCTAACAAGTGGAACGCCAGCACAATCACCAGCAAGATGTCCAGCACCGCCTTGCCCTCGCAGCTTACCCGCCATGCCGCACTCGAAATTCATCGCCGGAACGGCGCGGCGCCCGACATTCTAGGGCCGACCATGCTCATCCACCAGCGGTGCGGCAACGCCGAGTCGCTGTTGCAAAGCATGGCCGGCGGCCTCTGCCGGCTCAACGGCCCATACGGAAGTCCAGGTCGCCGGTGCGTTGACACTCACACCTCGCGATGACTACGATTTCTTGACCGTTGCAGGCTCGCGCGTACGGCCTCTGCTGCTCTGCCAAAAGCGCTGCAAGTAGCCGGGGTGCCTGGAACTGCAACGAGCGCGCGGGCGATTAGCTCAGTTGGTTAGAGCGCCACGTTTACACCGTGGATGTCGGGGGTTCGAGTCCCTCATCGCCCACTGTTAAAAACCCCCGCCGAAACAAGCATTTCTGTTACCTGCCGACGTTCGGCAGTGCGGCCATTCCAAGGGGAATAAAACGGTAGTTACCGTTTTATTCGCACAACGGAGGTCGCATCATGCCCCGAACTGCCGGAGAATCGACGCCCAAATATCGGAAACATAAGGCGACAGCACAGGCTGTTGTCACGATTTCTGGCCGCGATCACTATCTCGGTCCTTATGGCTCAAAGGCCAGTCGCGTTGAGTACGACCGGCTCATCGGTGAATGGCTCGCTGCTGGTCGACGCGCAGTCGCAGTGTCGGATAGCAACGACCTAACCGTCACGGAGTTGTGCAAGGCGTACAAGGCATACGCCGAGGCCTACTACGTCCGCGGCGGTCGACTTTACAACATCGCGACGGCGATGCGGGCCATCAGGCTGCGATACGGCCATACACGGGCCACTGAGTTTGGCCCTCTCGCGCTCAAGGCCGTACGTCAGACTTTCGTCGACGATGGAAAGGCGCGCAAATACTGCAATTCTCTAATCCAAGAGATCCGTCGCGCGTTTAAATGGGCGGCCAGCGAGCAATTGATCCCCATGGGAACATGGCAGTCGCTGACAACCGTTGCGGGTTTGAGAGTCGGTCACACAGCAGCTCGTGAAACCGAACCCATCAAGCCCATCGACGATAGCATTGTCGAGGCAACCTTGCCTCACATGCCGGCCGTTGTGGCTGACATGGTGCGATTTCAAAGAGCGACCGGCGCCAGGCCGGCCGAGGTTTGTGCGATCCGACCTGGTGACGTCGACCGCTCCGGCGATGTCTGGGCGTACCGTCCGCGATCCCACAAGACGAAGCACCATGGCCGGGATCGCGTGATTTTCGTAGGTCCGAAGGCGCAAGAGGTTCTGCGCCCGTACCTACTGCGTTCCGCGGACGCTTTTTGCTTTTCACCGGCGGAGAGTGAGCGAGCACGCAAGGCCGTGTTGCGTTCCAATCGCAAAACGCCCGTGCAACCCAGTCAATTGGACAGGTCCAAGAAACGCCCTAAGCGCAAACCCGGCGCCGTATACAATCGGCTGTCGTACCTGACCGCAATCCACCGGGCCTGCGACAAGGCCTTCCCACCGACGGAGAAGC
Above is a window of Pirellulales bacterium DNA encoding:
- a CDS encoding aldose 1-epimerase, with product MSDVITLHDSTTGATARIAPQRGFNCFSYQPVVDGQPFEVLWTAEDFVAGGGKGSHSGIPILFPFPGRLRGTHFEFQGRTFALVAGDGIGNAIHGFVIDRPWRVVEQTGTMAVAEFQAAKDGPELLAHWPADFRIAVAYELVGHALTSEVRIENTGDGTLPFGFGTHPYFRVPLGTDGSADNCVVNVPASSYWELKDMLPSGRKFPATGTRGLSLGMRFVETHLDDVFTDLTYAAGRALTTITDPTNHRTLEMSFDEQCRECVVYNPPHRQAICIEPYTCVPDAYALAEHDIETGLRVLNPGETFSTRIDIRLRG
- a CDS encoding MFS transporter, which gives rise to MSTSNSSAGRLTTVQWLICIIASIGFAFDIYELLMLPLILRPALLEMGITPGSPEFAHWRGMLFFVPAFVGGVFGLLGGYLTDRLGRRAVLTWSILLYAFSAFAAGFSTSMPMLLFFRCTTFIGVCVEFVAAVAWLAELFPEPKQRERVLGYTQFFSSIGGLLVAGANSIAISQSGNFPAIAIPEFLTSLLGSIDPKHQHEAWRYTLMSGLIPAIPLIVIRPFLPESPVWAQKRAAGTLKRPRITELFSPALRRTTVVTTLMFACSYGAAFGAIQQIPQIVPGLPDVKAKTEGLKRPDQAKIEQATAADVTKVQEIGGLVGRFILAVLAVRIASRRTLIRIFQVPGLLVMPIVFAVAGVQSLQMLYYGIFIAGLLTVGQFSFWGNYLPRVYPVHLRGTGESFAANIGGRMIGTSFAWITSTVATMSFVPGDSDPTKMAYTAAAVGFSVYIVGFIASFWLPEPPAGEIED
- a CDS encoding site-specific integrase, which translates into the protein MPRTAGESTPKYRKHKATAQAVVTISGRDHYLGPYGSKASRVEYDRLIGEWLAAGRRAVAVSDSNDLTVTELCKAYKAYAEAYYVRGGRLYNIATAMRAIRLRYGHTRATEFGPLALKAVRQTFVDDGKARKYCNSLIQEIRRAFKWAASEQLIPMGTWQSLTTVAGLRVGHTAARETEPIKPIDDSIVEATLPHMPAVVADMVRFQRATGARPAEVCAIRPGDVDRSGDVWAYRPRSHKTKHHGRDRVIFVGPKAQEVLRPYLLRSADAFCFSPAESERARKAVLRSNRKTPVQPSQLDRSKKRPKRKPGAVYNRLSYLTAIHRACDKAFPPTEKLEGDELKQWRSAHRWSPNRLRHTAATEIRKRFGLESAQMVLGHSKPNTTLIYAERDLQKAAAVIREVG